One segment of Acidimicrobiales bacterium DNA contains the following:
- a CDS encoding ABC transporter permease, which yields MTAATSAEAPSETTEVLPRRGGGFIRSNVGLILAPVGIALIGLWLANYIRSTDQDDSTIQRSLEWDSVLFPQLKEHVYITFWSTVFVILIAVPLGILLTRPNYKRLSGPVLAVATSGQATPAFGLLVLSLAWIGRDAWTTIWALTLFTILPVLRNTMVGIDQVDPAVIEAGRGMGLTRSQILKRIELPLAVPVILAGVRTALVINVGMAALAYLVGGGGLGITIGRGIALNRDPVLLAATLMTALVALSVDWIAAVVERVLRPRGL from the coding sequence GTGACAGCTGCGACCAGCGCGGAAGCGCCCAGCGAAACGACCGAGGTCTTGCCGCGCCGCGGCGGAGGTTTCATCCGCAGCAATGTCGGACTGATCCTCGCGCCGGTCGGCATCGCGCTGATCGGCCTGTGGCTGGCCAACTACATCCGGTCGACCGATCAGGACGACTCCACGATCCAACGGTCGCTCGAGTGGGACTCGGTGCTGTTCCCCCAGCTCAAGGAACACGTCTACATCACCTTCTGGTCGACGGTCTTCGTCATTCTCATCGCTGTACCCCTGGGCATCCTCTTGACCCGCCCCAACTACAAGCGGCTGAGCGGACCCGTGCTGGCCGTGGCGACATCCGGGCAGGCAACCCCTGCATTCGGCCTCCTGGTCCTTTCGCTCGCGTGGATCGGCCGAGATGCGTGGACGACCATCTGGGCGCTGACACTGTTCACGATCCTGCCGGTCCTGCGGAACACCATGGTCGGCATCGATCAGGTCGACCCCGCGGTCATCGAGGCCGGCCGTGGCATGGGGCTGACCCGCTCACAAATACTCAAACGCATCGAACTGCCGCTGGCGGTGCCCGTGATCCTCGCCGGCGTGCGGACTGCGCTCGTGATCAACGTCGGTATGGCCGCACTCGCCTACCTGGTCGGCGGCGGCGGTCTCGGCATCACGATCGGTCGAGGTATCGCGCTCAACCGTGACCCGGTGCTGCTCGCCGCCACGCTGATGACGGCATTGGTCGCCCTCTCGGTCGACTGGATCGCGGCGGTCGTCGAGCGCGTCCTGCGCCCGCGCGGTCTGTAG
- a CDS encoding NUDIX hydrolase, whose translation MTSPAPSPSQSTDRARRAVFRTFGTLPKPLRRWLVRTIRPTWTAGSVAILERDDGRWLFVRPVYRKGWTLPGGLVDRGEHPAVTAVRETKEELGLTVEITGGPWVVVDAEHSRFETIYRVGVVGEHDLDTIAVTTPELSALGWFSPTDPPELEDETAEVMVLVRQIADGGATVHVKGDDHS comes from the coding sequence GTGACGTCCCCCGCGCCGAGCCCGAGCCAGTCCACGGACCGGGCGAGGCGCGCGGTGTTCCGCACGTTCGGCACGTTGCCCAAGCCGTTGCGACGCTGGCTCGTCCGCACGATCCGTCCGACGTGGACCGCCGGGTCGGTGGCCATCCTCGAGCGCGACGACGGACGCTGGCTGTTCGTGCGGCCCGTCTACCGCAAGGGCTGGACGCTGCCCGGCGGTCTGGTGGATCGCGGCGAACACCCGGCTGTCACCGCGGTCCGGGAGACGAAGGAGGAGCTCGGTCTCACCGTCGAGATCACCGGTGGCCCCTGGGTGGTCGTCGACGCCGAGCACAGCCGTTTCGAGACGATCTATCGCGTCGGCGTGGTGGGGGAGCACGACCTCGACACGATCGCAGTCACCACGCCGGAGCTGTCCGCTCTCGGATGGTTCTCACCGACCGACCCTCCCGAGCTCGAGGACGAAACCGCCGAAGTGATGGTGCTGGTCCGCCAGATCGCCGATGGCGGCGCCACCGTGCACGTCAAGGGCGACGACCACAGCTGA
- a CDS encoding MmcQ/YjbR family DNA-binding protein has translation MADQFDDVRAIALSLPETNERLSHGMPTFFIRDKKVFVSCVDDHHGDGIFGIWVGAAPGVQGELVAQEPDRFYVPPYVGHRGWVGVRLDVDVDLDELQAIVTDSYRLVAPKTLVKMLPS, from the coding sequence ATGGCCGACCAGTTCGACGACGTGCGGGCCATCGCCCTGTCACTTCCCGAGACCAACGAGCGGCTCAGCCACGGCATGCCGACGTTCTTCATCCGCGACAAGAAGGTGTTCGTCTCGTGCGTCGACGATCACCACGGCGACGGCATCTTCGGCATCTGGGTGGGCGCCGCCCCCGGTGTGCAGGGTGAACTGGTCGCCCAGGAACCCGACCGGTTCTACGTGCCACCCTATGTCGGCCATCGCGGCTGGGTCGGCGTGCGCCTCGATGTCGACGTCGACCTCGATGAATTGCAGGCGATCGTCACCGACTCCTACCGTCTCGTCGCCCCGAAGACCCTCGTGAAGATGTTGCCCTCGTGA
- a CDS encoding DUF4389 domain-containing protein, with protein sequence MTYPATLAFDPPEKVANWRPLVQWFMAIPHLIVGYFINLVAALFIFVGWVAIVFTGKMPQGIAGFICMANRYQTRVMTYAGFLHAEYPPFDFTTTAADPGGQPVRVDFAPQLEGRNRLTALLRILWAIPAVLFFYVIMIVAQILWFIAFFAVLFTGKWPRGLLDFVLGGLRVSTRLSAYVTLLTDEYPPFETA encoded by the coding sequence ATGACATATCCCGCAACATTGGCCTTCGATCCGCCGGAGAAGGTCGCCAACTGGCGGCCACTCGTCCAGTGGTTCATGGCGATTCCGCATCTCATCGTCGGCTATTTCATCAATCTGGTCGCGGCGCTGTTCATTTTCGTCGGCTGGGTGGCCATCGTCTTCACCGGCAAGATGCCGCAGGGGATCGCCGGCTTCATCTGCATGGCGAATCGGTATCAGACGAGGGTGATGACCTATGCCGGCTTCCTCCACGCCGAGTACCCGCCGTTCGACTTCACGACCACCGCAGCCGACCCCGGAGGACAGCCGGTGCGGGTGGACTTCGCACCTCAGCTCGAAGGCAGGAACCGGCTGACCGCGCTGCTCCGGATCCTGTGGGCGATTCCGGCGGTCCTCTTCTTCTACGTCATCATGATCGTGGCCCAGATTCTCTGGTTCATCGCCTTCTTCGCCGTGCTGTTCACCGGCAAATGGCCACGCGGCCTGCTCGACTTCGTGCTCGGCGGGCTCCGGGTCTCGACTCGGCTATCGGCCTACGTGACACTGCTCACCGACGAATACCCGCCGTTCGAGACCGCGTAG
- a CDS encoding type II toxin-antitoxin system PemK/MazF family toxin yields the protein MQRGEVWFAAAPGGDRPVLVLTRDPVADRIGSVVVAALTRTVRGVVSELKLSATDDGVPTDCVVNYDNIHTIPRSAFRRLIVQLGPRRMAEGCERLRDATGC from the coding sequence ATGCAGCGCGGTGAGGTCTGGTTCGCGGCAGCACCTGGCGGCGACCGGCCGGTACTGGTGCTGACTCGAGATCCGGTTGCCGACCGCATCGGTTCTGTTGTCGTCGCTGCGTTGACACGGACCGTCCGCGGCGTCGTCTCGGAGCTGAAGTTGTCGGCGACCGACGACGGCGTGCCCACCGACTGCGTTGTCAACTACGACAACATCCACACCATCCCTCGCAGCGCATTCCGGCGTTTGATCGTGCAGCTCGGACCGCGCCGCATGGCCGAGGGCTGTGAGCGACTCCGCGACGCTACCGGTTGCTAG
- a CDS encoding bifunctional o-acetylhomoserine/o-acetylserine sulfhydrylase, which produces MSDQWGFETRQIHAGQEPDPTTGARAVPIYQTTAYSFRDSDHAANLFALSEIGNIYTRIMNPTQGVVEARLQSLEGGTDTAVGIPGALLTASGQSAEMIAILNLAESGDHIVAAAALYGGTYNLLHHTLPKMGITCTFVDDPDDEAEWNAAVQDNTKALYCESIGNPKNNVIDIRKIADIAHSHNVPLMVDNTVATPFLIRPIEHGADIVIHSATKFIGGHGTAIAGAIVDGGTFDFGASGKHPMFTEPDPSYHGLAYWPALGQGSYIIKARVQLLRDLGPAVSPFNAFLLLQGLETLSLRMERHFANAQKVAEYLDAHDQVESVAYAGLASSPWNAIATSLGGGAGYGSVPAFTIKGGLEAGKKFVEALELHSHLANIGDVRSLVIQPAATTHSQLTAEEQESAGVGPGLVRLSVGLEHIDDIIADLDIGFAAAK; this is translated from the coding sequence ATGAGTGACCAGTGGGGCTTCGAGACCCGACAGATCCATGCCGGCCAGGAGCCCGATCCCACGACCGGCGCGCGGGCCGTGCCGATCTACCAGACCACCGCCTACTCGTTCCGTGACAGTGACCATGCCGCGAACCTCTTCGCGCTGTCCGAGATCGGCAACATCTACACCCGGATCATGAACCCCACCCAGGGCGTGGTCGAGGCTCGACTCCAGTCGCTCGAGGGCGGCACCGACACCGCCGTCGGCATTCCCGGCGCCCTACTCACCGCCTCGGGTCAGTCGGCCGAGATGATCGCCATCCTCAATCTGGCCGAGTCCGGCGACCACATCGTCGCCGCCGCCGCCCTCTACGGCGGTACCTACAACCTGCTCCACCACACGCTGCCGAAGATGGGCATCACCTGCACCTTCGTCGACGACCCCGACGACGAGGCCGAGTGGAACGCGGCGGTGCAGGACAACACCAAGGCGCTGTACTGCGAGTCGATCGGCAACCCGAAGAACAACGTCATCGACATCCGCAAGATCGCCGACATCGCCCACAGCCACAACGTGCCGCTGATGGTCGACAACACCGTCGCCACCCCGTTCCTGATCCGTCCGATCGAGCACGGCGCCGACATCGTCATCCACTCCGCCACCAAGTTCATCGGCGGCCATGGCACGGCCATCGCCGGTGCCATCGTCGATGGTGGCACCTTCGACTTCGGCGCCTCGGGCAAGCACCCGATGTTCACCGAACCCGACCCCAGCTACCACGGACTCGCCTACTGGCCCGCCCTCGGCCAGGGCAGCTACATCATCAAGGCCCGGGTGCAGCTGTTGCGCGATCTCGGCCCGGCCGTGTCGCCGTTCAATGCGTTCCTTCTGCTGCAGGGCCTCGAAACGTTGAGCCTGCGCATGGAGCGCCACTTCGCCAACGCCCAGAAGGTCGCCGAGTACCTCGACGCCCACGACCAGGTCGAATCGGTGGCCTACGCCGGTCTGGCATCGTCGCCGTGGAACGCGATCGCCACCTCGCTCGGTGGCGGCGCCGGCTACGGATCCGTGCCGGCGTTCACGATCAAGGGTGGCCTCGAAGCCGGCAAGAAGTTCGTGGAAGCGCTCGAGCTCCACAGCCACCTCGCCAACATCGGTGACGTGCGCTCGCTGGTGATCCAGCCCGCCGCCACCACGCACTCGCAGCTCACCGCCGAGGAGCAGGAGTCCGCCGGCGTCGGACCGGGACTCGTGCGTCTCTCGGTGGGCCTCGAGCACATCGACGACATCATCGCCGACCTCGACATCGGCTTCGCCGCCGCGAAGTAG
- a CDS encoding glycine betaine ABC transporter substrate-binding protein: MNTPRKLWRLLALLFAFTLLAAACGDDDDGDGATDGADDGTDDGADDGSDDGSADGTTIEALDLSDQTYTVGSKNFTEQFVLGELLVASLEAAGAEVNNQIDLGGTEINRESLLTGNIDMYWEYNGTGWTVHLTREDPSDDPDTLTQNVREADLEENNIRWIGQSPFNNTYGFATATDFLDDGAPFSFDSMAAYLEANSDAIVCMEEEFPVRPDGLVLWEEATGYEIPESQIEILESGAIYNQTANGDCDFGEIFTTDGRIPALDLNVVEDPGVMILYNVSLTLPDDVYQTAPEAIDTIVGEILAPLDDETMAELNRRVTEGGEDAADVASQFLVDEGIISG; this comes from the coding sequence ATGAACACCCCGAGAAAGCTCTGGCGATTGCTCGCCCTGCTATTCGCCTTCACACTCCTCGCCGCGGCATGCGGTGACGACGACGACGGCGATGGCGCCACCGATGGCGCCGACGACGGCACCGACGACGGCGCCGATGACGGTAGTGACGACGGTTCGGCCGACGGCACGACGATCGAAGCCCTCGATCTGTCCGATCAGACCTACACGGTCGGCTCGAAGAACTTCACCGAGCAGTTCGTGCTCGGTGAGCTGCTGGTTGCCTCCCTCGAGGCCGCCGGCGCCGAGGTCAACAACCAGATCGACCTCGGCGGCACGGAGATCAACCGTGAATCCTTGCTCACCGGCAACATCGACATGTACTGGGAGTACAACGGCACCGGCTGGACTGTTCACCTGACCAGGGAAGATCCCTCCGACGACCCCGACACGCTCACCCAGAACGTTCGCGAGGCCGACCTCGAGGAGAACAACATCCGCTGGATCGGCCAGTCGCCGTTCAACAACACCTACGGGTTCGCAACGGCCACTGACTTCCTGGACGACGGCGCGCCGTTCAGCTTCGATTCGATGGCTGCGTACCTCGAGGCCAATTCCGACGCCATCGTGTGCATGGAAGAAGAGTTCCCGGTCCGTCCCGATGGCCTCGTCCTGTGGGAGGAAGCCACCGGCTACGAGATTCCCGAGAGCCAGATCGAGATCCTCGAGTCGGGCGCGATCTACAACCAGACCGCCAACGGCGACTGCGATTTCGGTGAGATCTTCACCACCGACGGTCGCATCCCGGCGCTGGATCTGAATGTGGTCGAGGATCCCGGCGTGATGATTCTCTACAACGTCTCGCTCACGCTTCCCGACGACGTCTACCAGACGGCACCCGAGGCCATCGACACCATCGTCGGCGAGATCCTGGCTCCCCTCGACGACGAGACCATGGCGGAGCTGAACCGCCGGGTCACCGAAGGCGGCGAAGACGCGGCCGACGTGGCCAGCCAGTTCCTGGTCGATGAAGGCATCATCAGCGGCTGA
- a CDS encoding peroxiredoxin — MKNVGMPWLSRSLVSGSDRAMARTSSNWSAIRSRVAASAPLGRREAAQGGMVRPMNEGDIIDDFELLDQHGTSVRLSSLVAEGPIVLFFYPKAMTPGUTKESCHFRDLRSEFEELGAQRVGISADPVDRQKEFDDKNSLGFALLSDPDREVAKMFGVKRMGPLPSKRATFVIDEEQRLLRSVRSETSMLTHADDALEALRSR; from the coding sequence ATGAAGAACGTCGGCATGCCGTGGCTGAGCCGCTCGTTGGTCTCGGGAAGTGACAGGGCGATGGCCCGCACGTCGTCGAACTGGTCGGCCATCCGATCGAGAGTAGCGGCATCGGCGCCACTGGGCCGCAGGGAGGCTGCGCAGGGCGGTATGGTGCGGCCCATGAACGAAGGCGACATCATCGACGACTTCGAACTGCTCGATCAGCATGGCACGTCGGTACGGCTCAGTAGCCTCGTCGCCGAAGGCCCGATCGTGTTGTTCTTCTACCCGAAGGCCATGACGCCCGGTTGAACGAAGGAAAGCTGCCATTTCCGCGATCTGCGATCGGAGTTCGAAGAACTCGGAGCGCAGCGAGTGGGGATCAGCGCCGATCCGGTGGATCGGCAGAAAGAGTTCGACGACAAGAACTCGCTCGGCTTCGCGCTGCTGTCCGACCCCGACCGTGAGGTCGCGAAGATGTTCGGCGTGAAGCGCATGGGCCCGTTGCCGTCGAAGCGGGCCACGTTCGTGATCGACGAAGAGCAACGCCTGCTCCGGTCGGTTCGCAGCGAGACCAGCATGCTCACCCACGCCGACGACGCGCTCGAGGCCCTGCGCTCCAGGTAG
- a CDS encoding PQQ-dependent sugar dehydrogenase, producing MRSPRAALALLALLGLGSSLLAVSPAGAASSAPGTGSVDGYTPGPCVVNAVGSHDFADVATGRFYSNAVGWAALNEITTGTSASAFSPDALVTRAQFATFLWRMVCEPPAEEAAPFFDVVSPSFYEAAVDWLWSEGLTTGRTPTAYAPDGSLTRAEFATFLFRLAGEPEGAPASGFGDVVGGSFYEAAVDWLKWRDLTTGTTPTTYDPNRSITRAEAVTFLYRLNLLADGIVDPADLSLGFDTVLSGLSVPVAAAVHPGDGSMYIAEQGGNLLRVPGTSGRPDWTAGPSTVWSIPGGYDLTGCNECGLLGVAVSPDGGHIYLSFTADSAAPGVEQRSIVLEYALVDGVPTGAPDELFDVDQPYPNHNGGHLTFGPDGFLYLSFGDGGSGGDPQDNGQNINTLLGKILRVDPSGPSGYVSPATNPYAGGTPGFDQIFLVGVRNPWKFSFDSFNGDLWVADVGQNTREEITRLEDGLGGGLGANLGWDTWEGTFRHEPRDPEIADHVGPTYEYQTNGSEGGSVTGGFVYRGDDIVGLNGTYLWADYKDPELRGYNDEFSGGAIWFGTDVPGGSVTSFVEDLDGEVYAISHSGRISKVVAAG from the coding sequence ATGCGTTCTCCTCGTGCCGCGCTCGCCCTCCTCGCCCTGCTCGGACTGGGATCGAGCCTGCTGGCGGTGAGTCCGGCCGGCGCCGCGTCATCGGCGCCGGGAACGGGTTCGGTCGACGGCTACACGCCGGGCCCGTGCGTCGTCAACGCGGTGGGCTCGCACGACTTCGCCGATGTCGCCACCGGGCGGTTCTACTCGAACGCGGTCGGTTGGGCCGCGCTGAACGAGATCACGACGGGGACGAGCGCGTCGGCATTCTCACCCGACGCGCTGGTGACTCGGGCCCAGTTCGCCACCTTCCTCTGGCGCATGGTCTGTGAGCCGCCGGCTGAGGAGGCGGCCCCGTTCTTCGATGTGGTCTCGCCGTCGTTCTACGAGGCGGCGGTCGACTGGCTGTGGAGCGAGGGCCTCACCACCGGGCGGACCCCGACCGCCTATGCGCCCGACGGATCGCTCACCCGGGCCGAATTCGCCACATTCCTGTTTCGACTCGCCGGCGAGCCCGAGGGCGCACCCGCGAGCGGCTTCGGTGACGTGGTCGGCGGCTCCTTCTACGAGGCCGCCGTCGACTGGCTCAAGTGGCGTGACCTGACCACCGGCACCACGCCCACGACCTACGACCCGAACCGCTCGATCACGCGGGCCGAGGCCGTGACGTTCCTCTACCGGCTCAATCTGCTGGCCGATGGCATCGTCGATCCCGCCGACCTGAGCCTGGGGTTCGACACCGTGCTGAGTGGCCTGTCGGTGCCAGTGGCTGCGGCCGTGCACCCCGGCGACGGCTCGATGTACATCGCGGAGCAGGGCGGAAACCTGTTGCGGGTGCCCGGCACGTCCGGCCGACCCGACTGGACCGCCGGTCCGTCGACGGTGTGGTCGATCCCGGGGGGCTACGACCTCACCGGCTGCAACGAGTGTGGACTGCTCGGCGTGGCCGTGTCGCCCGATGGCGGCCACATCTACCTCTCGTTCACCGCAGACTCGGCGGCGCCGGGCGTCGAACAGCGTTCGATCGTGCTCGAGTACGCGCTCGTCGACGGCGTGCCCACCGGGGCGCCCGACGAGCTGTTCGACGTCGATCAGCCGTATCCGAACCACAACGGCGGGCATCTCACCTTCGGCCCGGACGGCTTCCTCTACCTGTCGTTCGGCGACGGCGGCTCGGGCGGCGATCCGCAGGACAACGGACAGAACATCAACACGCTCCTGGGCAAGATCCTGCGCGTCGATCCGTCCGGCCCATCCGGCTACGTCAGCCCCGCCACGAACCCCTACGCGGGCGGCACCCCCGGCTTCGATCAGATCTTTCTCGTCGGCGTACGCAATCCGTGGAAGTTCTCGTTCGACTCGTTCAACGGCGACCTCTGGGTGGCCGACGTCGGTCAGAACACCCGCGAGGAGATCACCCGCTTGGAAGACGGCTTGGGCGGGGGCCTCGGCGCGAACCTGGGCTGGGACACCTGGGAGGGCACGTTCCGCCACGAGCCTCGCGACCCGGAGATCGCCGACCATGTCGGCCCGACGTATGAGTACCAGACCAACGGTTCCGAGGGTGGCTCTGTCACCGGTGGCTTCGTCTACCGAGGTGACGACATCGTCGGCCTCAACGGCACCTACCTGTGGGCGGACTACAAGGATCCGGAGCTGCGGGGCTACAACGACGAGTTCAGCGGCGGCGCGATCTGGTTCGGCACCGACGTACCGGGCGGTTCGGTCACCTCGTTCGTCGAGGATCTCGACGGCGAGGTCTATGCGATCTCACACTCGGGTCGGATCTCCAAGGTCGTCGCTGCCGGCTGA
- a CDS encoding ribbon-helix-helix domain-containing protein, which yields MLSFRVDDDEADEAQRWADALGIDKSELLRDALHRHLVRLESENDAVIWSDEPLSPAEASVGDIAEWGPAEDWSDWADAAR from the coding sequence ATGTTGAGCTTCCGTGTCGATGACGACGAGGCCGATGAGGCTCAGCGCTGGGCCGATGCCCTCGGGATCGACAAGTCCGAGCTCCTGCGTGACGCGCTCCATCGACACCTCGTCCGGCTCGAGTCGGAGAACGATGCTGTGATCTGGAGCGACGAGCCTTTGAGTCCAGCGGAAGCATCGGTCGGCGATATCGCCGAATGGGGTCCTGCGGAGGACTGGTCGGATTGGGCCGATGCAGCGCGGTGA
- a CDS encoding inositol monophosphatase, protein MTADEILAVLHDAADAVVEAFRTGVDWGPSGLRHDQYASDVVADVAVLAVLGDAGIRTLSEESGLGPGDGPIAVVDPLDGSTNASLGLPWFATSLCVVDDDGPLAAVVHNHGNGERYDATRGGGARRNGVVLGVPDAEPVPQGVTAVNGIPSGQEIGWFRCMGAAALDLCAVADGRFSGYVDFDGGLGVWDYLGAWLICHEVGVEMVDAFDRELVVLDHEARRSPIAARPQRLPRLRQLRTGAPGSN, encoded by the coding sequence GTGACGGCAGACGAGATTCTCGCGGTGCTCCACGACGCCGCCGACGCGGTCGTCGAGGCCTTCCGCACCGGCGTCGACTGGGGTCCCTCCGGTCTGCGCCACGATCAGTACGCCTCCGACGTCGTGGCCGACGTTGCCGTACTCGCCGTGCTGGGCGATGCGGGTATTCGCACGCTGAGCGAGGAGAGCGGCCTCGGGCCGGGGGACGGCCCCATCGCGGTGGTCGATCCGCTCGATGGCTCCACCAACGCGTCACTCGGATTGCCCTGGTTCGCCACCAGTCTGTGCGTGGTCGACGACGACGGTCCGCTGGCCGCCGTCGTGCACAACCACGGCAACGGCGAACGCTACGACGCAACCCGGGGCGGCGGCGCCCGGCGCAACGGTGTGGTGCTCGGGGTGCCCGATGCCGAGCCGGTTCCGCAGGGCGTCACCGCGGTCAACGGCATTCCGTCGGGTCAGGAGATCGGCTGGTTCCGGTGCATGGGTGCCGCAGCGCTCGACCTCTGCGCGGTCGCTGATGGCCGCTTCAGCGGCTATGTCGACTTCGACGGCGGCCTCGGCGTGTGGGACTACCTCGGGGCCTGGCTGATCTGTCACGAGGTGGGTGTGGAGATGGTCGACGCCTTCGATCGCGAACTCGTCGTTCTCGACCACGAGGCCCGCCGTTCACCGATCGCGGCGCGACCGCAGCGCCTTCCCCGATTGCGGCAACTGCGAACCGGGGCACCGGGGAGCAACTAG
- a CDS encoding endonuclease/exonuclease/phosphatase family protein — protein sequence MDAMRLVALSAVLLLAGACSSGADDATPTTTAPTTTSALSPTTSTTAPPTTTAAPAVEIKLLTYNVAGLPDLLSGSEPAINTLLIGPRLNDYDLVLVQESWLTPAETPDDQRTYHEILVDLADHEFESASLPAPLGSDPERPSALLSDGLNRFSDYPFTPVERQRWTTCGEASADCLSLKGFSVATTTLGDGLEVDVYNLHLDAGRADFEIRAENVAELTAHILEHSAGRAVIVAGDFNLHLDRDPDADQFAALLADAGLIDVCTALSCDEPNRIDKVLVRSTDGLEITPIEWRNESAVFTRDDGEPLSDHDPVVARLQITAT from the coding sequence ATGGATGCCATGCGCCTCGTTGCTCTCTCGGCCGTACTGCTCCTGGCCGGCGCATGCTCATCCGGCGCTGACGACGCGACACCGACCACCACCGCGCCCACGACGACGTCGGCGCTCAGCCCGACGACCAGCACGACGGCGCCGCCGACTACCACCGCAGCGCCCGCGGTCGAGATCAAGCTGCTCACCTACAACGTGGCCGGTCTCCCCGACCTGTTGTCGGGCAGCGAGCCGGCGATCAACACGCTGCTGATCGGCCCCCGGCTCAACGACTACGACCTCGTGCTCGTCCAGGAATCGTGGCTGACACCGGCCGAAACCCCCGACGACCAACGGACATACCACGAGATTCTCGTCGACCTCGCCGACCACGAGTTCGAGTCGGCATCGCTCCCGGCCCCGCTCGGATCCGACCCTGAGCGTCCATCGGCCCTGCTCAGCGATGGTCTGAACCGCTTCAGCGACTATCCGTTCACCCCCGTCGAACGCCAGCGTTGGACGACGTGTGGCGAGGCCTCGGCCGATTGCCTCTCGCTGAAGGGATTCTCTGTGGCGACGACCACCCTCGGCGACGGCCTGGAGGTCGATGTCTACAACCTCCACCTCGATGCCGGTCGCGCCGATTTCGAGATCCGGGCCGAGAACGTCGCCGAACTGACCGCACACATCCTCGAGCACTCCGCGGGCCGGGCCGTCATCGTGGCCGGCGACTTCAACCTCCACCTCGACCGAGATCCTGACGCCGACCAGTTCGCTGCCCTCCTCGCCGATGCCGGCCTCATCGATGTGTGCACCGCGTTGTCCTGTGACGAACCGAACCGCATCGACAAAGTCCTCGTGCGATCCACCGACGGGTTGGAGATCACGCCCATCGAATGGCGCAACGAGTCGGCCGTGTTCACCCGCGACGACGGCGAGCCGCTGTCCGACCACGACCCCGTCGTGGCCCGGCTCCAGATCACCGCCACCTGA